The following coding sequences are from one Numida meleagris isolate 19003 breed g44 Domestic line chromosome 22, NumMel1.0, whole genome shotgun sequence window:
- the PIGV gene encoding GPI mannosyltransferase 2, translating into MEVASRQDPYLRVVVQTAVCCRALTLLLQAVFNLLIPDHAADAFSPPRLPEPGTCDLLLEWLLGGLAHWDAEHFLFIAERGYLYEHNCAFFPLYPLSLRAVADGALWPLQQLLCLRSRLLLSAVLLNSLFSVLAAAALYKLGCAVLRCHRTAFLAALLFCISPANVFMTAAYSESMFAFLAFSAMWQLEKGQSWLSALLFFLATGVRANGLVNAGFFLYSRSKSFAFQLQVGSGSVRKLSLLWRQLLSVASSMLLTCAGICLPFALFQYYAYMRFCGPGPGLELAVPEPLQQLALDKGYRLVAHDGVKPPWCSQQFPVAYSYIQDVYWNVGFLRYFELRQVPNFLLALPVTLLGLWAAWTFITANPRHCLTLGLERRKKEQEGKPRAAFCCPAVFVYVVHATALLVLGFFCMHVQVLTRFLGSSSPVLYWFSAHLLQGHEARLWKEGADGQSVARVRERSAPGAALGSCGKGPAGHPVLRLLLSYRSMTPVGQCVLGYFVSYWLLGLVLHCNCLPWT; encoded by the exons gCTGTGTTCAACCTGCTGATCCCAGATCATGCAGCAGATGCCTTCTCCCCACCTCGTCTGCCTGAGCCTGGCACATGTGACCTGCTGCTGGAGTGGCTGCTTGGGGGCCTGGCGCACTGGGATGCGGAGCACTTCCTCTTCATCGCAGAGCGGGGTTACCTGTATGAGCACAACTGCGCCTTCTTCCCACTTTACCCGCTGAGCTTGCGAGCTGTGGCTGATGGGGCTCTGTggcccctgcagcagctgctgtgtttgcgGAGCCGCCTGCTGCTGTCGGCCGTCCTCCTTAATTCTCTCTTTTCcgtgctggcagctgctgccctgtaCAAGCTGGGCTGTGCCGTGCTGCGGTGCCACAGGACAGCCttccttgctgcccttctctttTGTATCAGCCCTGCCAATGTGTTTATGACAGCTGCTTACTCAGAGAGCATGTTCGCCTTTTTGGCCTTCAGTGCCATGTGGCAACTGGAAAAGGGGCAGAGCTGGCTCAGCGCgctgctcttcttccttgcCACTGGCGTGCGTGCCAATGGGCTTGTGAATGCTGGTTTCTTTCTCTACTCCCGCAGTAAATCCTTTGCCTTCCAGCTCCAGGTAGGTTCAGGGTCAGTAAGGAAGCTCTCTCTGTTGTGGAGGCAGCTCCTCAGTGTGGCATCTTCCATGCTTCTGACGTGTGCTGGGATTTGTCTgccttttgctttatttcagtattaTGCCTACATGAGGTTCTGTGGCCCTGGCCCTGGCCTGGAGCTGGCTGTTCCTGAGCcgctgcagcagctggctttgGACAAAGGCTATCGCCTGGTGGCCCACGATGGGGTTAAACCCCCTTGGTGctcccagcagttccctgtGGCCTATTCCTATATTCAAGACGTTTACTGGAATGTGGGCTTTCTGAGGTATTTTGAGCTCAGACAAGTACCAAATTTCTTGCTTGCTTTGCCTGTCACGCTTCTGGGCTTGTGGGCTGCCTGGACCTTCATCACTGCAAACCCCCGGCACTGCCTGACTCTTGGActagagagaagaaagaaggaacaagAGGGAAAACCCAGAGCTGCGTTTTGCTGCCCTGCTGTCTTTGTGTACGTGGTCCATGCTACGgccctgctggtgctggggtTCTTCTGCATGCACGTTCAG GTGCTGACCCGGTTCCTCGGCTCCTCCAGCCCCGTGCTGTACTGGTTCTCCGCCCACCTGCTCCAAGGACACGAGGCCCGGCTCTGGAAGGAGGGGGCCGATGGGCAAAGCGTGGCGCGCGTCCGCGAGAGATCAGCGCCGGGTGCAGCGCTCGGCTCCTGCGGGAAGGGCCCTGCGGGGCACCCCGTGCTCAGGTTGCTGCTGAGCTACCGCTCGATGACCCCCGTCGGGCAGTGTGTCCTGGGGTACTTCGTGTCCTACTggctgctgggcctggtgctgcACTGCAACTGCTTGCCTTGGACATAA